TGTGGTGAGTTGTGTGAAGTACAAAGGCGCAACTGTAATAAACAAAATCAACGTTTAGGTAAAGTTagtagcgtttttttttttttttttttttttttgagtttgtAAGTactatctttatttgtttttgtactTCTGTTATCAGTTTTGTAGTTTGTatttccgtgtttttttgtATAGGCTACTCTTGCgcatttatattatttgtaaactaaaaagataaataaatctAATCATATATATTCGGGAATTGTTGAcagtgttttcagtaaaaatgctAAAACAAAAGCTTTTCCCTGCTTCTGCAGCGATCTGAACAATACaataacagtatacatacttttaaACAGCGTTAACCACGTTAAAATACAATGCGAAGAAAAGATTAATATGGTACAATGAGAATAGTGCACATTTTGGTACCTGACCAAAACGTCCATATGCCACAAATGTACAATTTCGGCTGATTTTACCTGCTTATCATTTGGTGTAGTTGAGATATAtctccactagatggcacaaTTATATATCTGTTCCGTCAACGGTGGAGTTCGGCAGAACTCACAAACCACCACAGGAGGGCGCAATTCAGCAAAGTTACGTGTTACCAACATTGtcaggttttatttttattgtacgtAATACTTAAATAGTTGATTCTTTCATCAAGATttagaaacaaaaaaaaaatatgattataATACTTTCACATtctaaaagcataaaaacagaatgttgaaaaacagaatatgatttaataaatgtaaaaaataatgtattactgtaaatattaaaaaagaagagAACACAGTTTTAATTTACTCAAAATTTATTAAGTTTCATAGGCCAAAATGAGGTAAGTGTTCAAATTTAAATTGTCAAACTAAGGTGGTTTTGCCACCGAACAATTCTTTGGAAATTTTCATATGGAGACATAActttaaaaacaatgcaaacaTGGCTTCTTCGCCATTAAACATAACAAATCAgaaatcatatttttatctaaACGATGTGCTGCCCCAGTTATACATTTAACACCTGATAAAACACCTAATTTTTGCTATGTGGTGAGTGAATCTGACAAGTCAGCAGCAGAACAAACCAGTAGAGTAAGAAACATAAAGAGGATCAGAATCAGCCTTCATATCCTACACCTGAAGTACTGTACTGAGGTATTGTGATGTGGGCAGGTggattgtttgaaagcaaagaaGGCTTTCATGATACATTTAAATAGCGAACGAAGGCATACAACAGTCAAATTTAAACATAAAAGAGGAAAGACTGTGATGTCTGTAAGTAACCATCAAGACACTTTAGGGATGATGTTCTGTTATAGATAATAAATGACAGTGTAAATGCAAGAGAAAAAAGAGACATGAAAACAGCCACCATGAAAACACATTAAACAATTTAGGATATAGCAGCAACAAGGTATACAATagcttcatttttttaaaacgtTTTTCTTTTAGCAGCACTGGAACACAagttataaaatgttttacataGAAACAAAGAATGAAACAGACTAAAGGCTTTGAAAGCACACAAAACTAAATGAATGAAAAGCTAAATGTGTGAAGATACGCAAACATGTAACATTGAAATAGGGACAAACCTGAAGTTcatttgcatagttgtgtttaaaTGGCACAATGGTGTCAcagaacaaaacatttaaatgtactAAAAAACAATGAACTGATTTCTTTTTGAAAAGTGCAAAATCAACTTAtaaagaagaaaagaaagaaatttggcataatgtttgaaaatattagtttctatatatatataatatgaaaAAATATTCAAGTAGATGATggataaagtaataaaataaagtgATATAAAATTTGATGTCTATCTATGCTAACATGAATTCAACACAACTAAAGAAAACAACTAATCATCTTCACGTCAAATCTCACCATTTCTGTGAAAGTTGACAGTCAGATCAGTTTTTGGTCTAAATTTAGAAATATAACCCACAAAAGCACGCCTAATATGGGAAACCAGCCCcaaacaaaaaataacttaaaaataacaaaaataaaacccCTTAGAAATCATTTGTCCTCCTCATGGTAAACTGATGGGAGGAGAGTTCTGAAAGTGCATCCGTGTCGTGTTTTTACTAAAGAAGGTTTTCAAAACTCTCAAACTGCCATAAATCCTCCAGCATTATAGCGAGTGTTTCAGTTGCATGCATGATCAAATTGAAACAAATCATGGCACCGAACTTCTTCAGCACAgtctaaataaaaactaaacaaattatAACGTCTCCCAAACCTTTTCATCACTCATTTCCCACACTAAATCATTTTTCTATCACATACACAATCTTTCCATCCTTTAATATTTATCTCTTTTCAGGGGCAGTCGTAGCCTAGTGATAAGAGAGACTCACAGAATTAACCCCTGTTGCTCCCCGGGAGCCGTTGGGATAGCTACCCACTACTTTCATCCTTGCATAAATCTTCATCGCCTTCACTACATACTTGATCCATCTGAAATTCTCCTGCGTGCTCATAAAATTGGGATGAGCATGCATGAACTAAAACTAATCAACGTGTTAAAATCACCACTTTATTTCTCTATTCTGTATTACAGTCTTCACCTATGATCATTTCTGAGTTGTTTAATGCCTACAGTATGATTAGAAAATTGATTTTGGACTAATAGATGTCTTAGTTTGTCCATATCAATTGAAACTAGCTTCTGAATGCACCAAGTGGATGATATGAACAGCCACTGTAAATAATACATCATGTAATATACTAAAGTTATTGTAATagtcattattattttattatatatagcaATATTAATAGGATATTCTATTGTATACTAGCCAATACAAGTGTATGCTCACTACTAAATAACTTATTATGTATTATTAAATATAGTTCACTTAAATTCAAGTATGTAATTGCACCGTCTGCAGATTGAAAGCGACTGCAGGCTCTCTTCCTCCTTTTTTTGTTAGTCTAATGTGGCTTTCCAATAAATCTTAAATACAGTGAAATAAAACTGTTATTTGTATGATGAGGAGGTGTGGTGGACAGGAACTGACATCATAAGTTGACATCACGCACGTCTGTGGGGGTGCAGGACAGGTTCGGAGACTCTGTGGCTTTGCTGTTGGCTCGGCCGTCTTGTTTTTCTGGGTGTTGACTTTCTTTGAGGCTATTGGCCAGCAACTGCTCCATCTGCTCTTGACATGACTTAAGATAGTCCTGCATCAGAAAGAGAATGAATTACACGGGTTTCCATCAAATTGTTTCGTTTAAAGCCCccttaacctagaaaatgccATTTTCGCCAGTATGTATGCAGAAAGATTATGTTATGATACAAATCCAGTTTTTCTTCGTCACACATAATAGGCTGTTGGGGATgccctatcaatgtgatgtcacattgattacgccCCAACCATAACTGCCTCATAAGGGTGTAGTTTAACCTTCTGCCGGaaacacatgttttgatgtagcCCAAAGCAGtattggggaaagttacttttaaaagtaatgcattacaataataagttactccccaaaaaagtaactaattgggttacttagttacttttcatggaaagtaatgcttatgttacttttaagttacttttgcatgactttttcttactttgcaggtgttttttataactgagaagttctgcattcagaaattgcatatttccatcgcaaaaatgtcaagctctgatCTGCCACATCCGTTTCTGACTTAAACTGTTCACGCATAGAATgtgtaattctacgttaatacgttcagtttaatgcagtacattgttttttttacatctaattaaactgaaaagtaactcgcattacttaaaaaaagtaactcaaatattaatgtgtacataaaTAAGGTAATGCGTAATATTATtacttataaaacggttagttccaatccttgattctgattggtcaataggtgtgctttattcgcaataaaacactgctatgaccgcttcacccaactgttctatttaatatcactgcgcccttagcaacacccttagcaacacataaacatataatgagacaaagtctgagaacagtttgttgtttttatttgagctttcatgttgtttttcgcagtcagggactattttttctagcggaaggaatgcttttattgatttaacttcatgaaagttgcactaatattttttttactttaatattgtgtggtaaccgttttataaaagcaataaggtactcgaggcaagtgctgtatcgtgaataagtaaattcacgatacagcacagcctctcgtaccttattgcttacttattacacggctctctggaatgcttgattctgattggtcagttgagacatttgcaggttcgttcttttcaaataataaccgctccaaagtaataacgcatagccggtactacttgtacgattaaaatcgctccgcaccaataaagaccaataaaggttactgtttggcgccatcttgtgacaaacacctgacaaccacaattaagaatggaaaattttgacattaattttaacatgtacggacaaaacaaaacatttaaacagtggatagaagaacgaacaacgacacagagagcttactgagactgaacttgacaaaatagagcatgacagctacgaagccaacacacaaaaaaatacagaatgggcattaaaacttctcaaaaactgtctaaaagagaaaaaaatggagacagacaagtatgaagcagaggatcttaataaggtattacgatcattttatgcatctgtgcaaagtttcgcggaaggataaaaatgttaatttaaaacaaatatgccaataaaatgtttcaaattcatattcatgtcagttttttttcttatgtgacaagtagccgtgtaataagcgggataatgtagaggcagccggtagttatcagGAAAAtaacactgtcggggcttatttgcacgtaatgcacgttaagagctcgttatagttgtgcgtaggtcctacggcgtagccgcgatgGTGTAGGTTCCGCGACggtttttatttatacttttgcgtcatcGTCATTGACGTGCAAACATGCGCAGACTGCtggtgtaaccacagtagcagaccgaccgtcaaagaagaagaagaagcttagcaagttaacccgcaaatgaagaagaaacagcaacttgttgtgtattatttgagaagaccagcaatgacgaaagtaaataaacagcgacttttgttgcagtttgagttaaatcactcatCAAATGGAAATACgcagttttttacctgacgagaggggttctggtggacccctcacagcgcttgcggtccgcgtagaactgacgcactgttaaaaattttgcgaggtgcacgtcaggctacgcacaggctacggataacctacggcgtagagcttacgcatgactataaatcgggctttactTGTAACGCGTTCCCCCAACCCTGTTCCAAAGCACATTTGTAAGCGCTCTACCCCATACTTTGCATATGGGGAGGGCaacagaagctttctttgccatgttcaacatcgtataatgaaagatctgtggtgtatttttagctgaaactttacaaacgcattctggggataccagagattatttttatattgctgaaaacaTTGGTTAACACCTAGGTTAGTGGCCATTTAAGATGCTTTGTAGCAAGTCAACTAGATCACTGGGTCTCAAACTAGGAGCCGCCATATGATGCCAGGGAGACTCAGTGTTTGTAAAATAGATTAATATATCATAAATTGTGTTTAAACTTAGGCCACCAACCAACatgttttgtataatttaaatgtaaatgtctgGGGATAGACCCTATACACGGGGTATGCACGCTGAAAAGTTTGAATACCACTGAACTAAATATCAACAACTTTATGTTCCACTTTGAAATTATcagtatttattgttttttaatagacaaaaaaaatcaacgtttctGTTAGTTTCTCCTGTATTGTCTGTATACAAATGGACTTACTCTGCTGTGCTGTTCATTCAGTGTTTTAtccatgtcagtttattattgTGGTATCTGCCCCTAATTGGCACATAAAACAAAATGCACATGTGGTTGACTGAATTTTGTAAGTCAGACAAATATTTCCTTTCTAAAATGGACAGTTTGTGGCCGAAAAGCCTGTCAAACTTAAATGTGCAATCTAGCAAAGCCGTGCTACATAAAGTCAGACATTGAAGACATTTCTATCAGTCTGTCTCTGCAGTGATGTTGGAGGTCTGATGGGAAGGTCCAGTATCACATCCTGCACTTAAACTCTCATCTTTAGATAACTAAAACCAGGCAGTGGGTCTAACATGGCAACAACAGGCCCAAAAATTAGTTAGCACAAAAAAATGGTTGCAAACGGAGACATATATTGGTAATTTCCAGAACTTCAGAATAAAATAGTGGACACATTGAGGAGAGACAAAGAGTGTGTTTGGCGTTACGAGCGAGTCTGTGTGTGCATACGCTAGTGTGTTAGGAGTTAAAATGGGGCGTTCACTCTCTGGGTCTAGTTCAAAAAAGTTTAACAGCGAGACTTTCAAAACAGCCTGAAGGCAATGTGTCTACGTGTGTGTCTATCCAGTAGAGCGCTTTAATCCACGGATGTGTCTCGCCACAAGAATGTAGTCCTGAATACACATCACCATCGTGCCGTGAACGCTTACGCACACATTCattcataaaatgacacattgcTCTCCGTTTCCAAACAGTCATGCATGAATATCCAGCAAATGCAAAGTCTGCCACTCTTTTTAATGTCCACaaacttccaatttttttcataCTGTGAAGAATAAACCTTCTTATGTCTTCTTTCTTAATTTCttgtttcagtaaaaatacATCAACATGTGAACTCAACATCATGGGCTCTTTAAGGAAGTTGTTCAgcaatatttgtttgtttgtttagaaCATGAAGGTATGTTGGACCGTTGACACTTACCACCTCAGTGTTGGTGATTTTAGCCAATAGCTCCATCAGATCATATCCCCAAAGACTTTGGTCATTTTTATCCGTCTGGAGGCCACACACCGCTGCCCCCACACTTCCAGTGGCAATCATGGATGGAGGGTAGATGGTGAAGCTGTGATCTGAGCAACACAAACATCCCAAAACATCAGTGACGTGGTCAGACTGTTCCCTGGAACATTACTCACCTGTGTGAAAAACTTCCCAGGAACTTCCAGTTTTGATCTATGGTGTCTGAGTAAAAAGATCTGACTGCTTCTAACATCTGTTTTGAATTCCACACAAACCTCAACCTGACTTTTACACGCTTTACGGCTTCGGTCAGGAGAGCTGTTTTAAATCCTTAAATCCTCCCGCAGCTGTGAATGGAAAGAGGGGAGAGCTTTCCTTCGTCCCACACGCTGCCTTCCGCCCTTCATATCTCAGAGGGCTTTGAGGTTCCAGGAATTACTCCCTTCTTCCTCCGTCTCACGAGCTTGAGAACCGTCCACAGTCTGGGAGGAAACCCTTCGCTATTTTGCACCGTTTAAAATGCTTTGCTGGCGTTGTACGTTTCTCAGATGCAGAGGATGCAAATGTCAATCTTGAATAAACACACAGGAGAAGCTGCCATAGTGCAACAGCTGTGCATCAAACCAAAATATGTAAAACGCAAGAAGAAAATCATGTTCTGGTATTTGGTCGGCTCGTGCTGAGGTTTAAACAGATGCAGGGAAACACccagttatatatatatactacgGTAACTTTTATAGACATGAATAATAGGAGAAGCTCAAGATTCAGATTGGGAATGAGGAACACGGAAATTAAACCTAAGGATACGGACTTCTACATACATCATCAAAACCTGGAGGTCACTCGGTGTGTTATTTAGGGTGTATTAATGTGTGTGCGACTGAATGCACTCCTACCTGTTGCACAGAGGGCGATGAAGGTGTGCGCGTGTTTGCGGATAAGCGTCAGTCTGTCTTCGGGAAAGGGAAGTTTGTGCAGAATGTGTTCGATGAAGTCAAGAGGGGTGATGGCAGCCATGTTCCATTTCAATTTACTCAGCACCACCAATTCCCACTCCAGCAGAGAGCAATGGAGAGAAAGAAGAAAGGGAGACATGAAACTATGAAGGATGCTGAAAGATTTGGTTATTGTAGTACATTCAGtctctttaaaatatgtttcactttagCGGAGGCATCATGTCTATTCAGATTGGGGCATGTCTAATACCATTTAAATGgaattttcttgaaaataataactgcattcttaaagggacactccactttttttgaaaatatggaaATCATCTTTTCTAGCTCCTCTAGAgtgaaacatttcatttttaccaTCCTGGAATCCactcagccgatctccgggtctggcggtacaacttttagcatagcttagcataatccattgaatctgattagaccattagcatcacgctcaaaaatgaccaaagagttccacaatttgactcttctgtagttacatcgtgtactaagaccaacggaaaattaaaagttgtgattttctaggcagatatgtctaggaattatactctcattctggcgtaataatcaaggaccttGCTGCCGCAACAcggcaggaggcgcaatgatattacgcaaaATAGTCCGCTGTTATTAAAATTAACGAAGGGGATttttttcaggtgctgcgtaatatcattgcacctcccgcagccatgttacggcagcaaagtccttgattattacgccagaatgagagtatagttcctaaccatatctgcctagaaaaccacaaatttaactacagaagagtcaagtttcaaataggaaaagtatcgaaactctttggtcatttttgagtgcaacgctaatggtctaatcagattcaatggattatgctaagctatgctaaaagtggtaccgccagacccggagatcggcagAATGAATtgcaaaacggtaaaaatcaaatgtttaattctaggagagctggaaaattagcatattctgtccctttaatatttaagatgatgatgattataATGTACGAGGGTTGCTCAAGTCAAACTGGGACTTTTCATTTCATGAGTCTCGTTCCTAGTAGATTCAAATTAAGGGTCAGTGTACAATACTGTGGCAGAAATAACTCATACACGTCTTTATTTAGTCACAATGTGCAAATTGTGGGTGGAACAGTAAAATCTACAGTTCATATGCAATTTTACGACTTGATTAATCCACATATCTTCCTTGTACACCAAACAACTGGTACCACTAGTCTAACAAGTCAAACATATAAAGAACAAATACGCTATGTTACtgtagtttaaataaatctGGCATTTAAAAATTAGCCTGCACTTTGAATATTGATGTTGCCCAAGTGACATCATCCTGTAGCTGTACAATGAATCACGCTATCATGCAAAGCTCCGCCCCTCATCTTTAATCTCAACCAACCAGATGCTGCATCCTCTGCACTCACTCAACTTCCTTCCTCGCACGTGCCCGGCTCGATTTGTTTTGCCTGCTATAGCCGCTTTCTgagaaacattttcattttcgCAAGAACATCACACGAGGGAAAAAACAAGCCAAAGTCAGAAACTCTGCAATGTGTCGGTGGTGCGTTACGGTTACTCCACCCGAAGGGACGGTCCCTCTTCAAGTGACACTGAATCAGCACAAAAATCAAGACTTTTAAAGACTATGCAAATAATAGTTTATGCAtctatttgttttattaacatCACTATTTTAATTTGACCTAGCCAATCTAGACTGTTTTTAGTGCCTTTGTTCTTTCCTTAAAAGATTGGCACAAATGGTGAGAAATCATTACAAAACAATCCTCCAACACTGCAATTTAATCCTTTAGGCCAGTTCTCTCACCTTAGTAATAGAGGTTAGAAATGTGATGTTTAATAGAAACAACCATCAGGAGGAATAGATGTGTCTATAATGTAAATGCGTATAAATATGTCTGAATTCATTCTTACCAGCAGTTGCTGACATGTTATGGAGTTGTCGGTGTACATGCAGAGCTTTCTGGTTGACAACGGGCGACATGCTTTTAATTTTGAAGCAAGGAAAAGACACACGGCTCCTAACAGCTGCAAGTAAGATTTTCTCATAGGAACCGCAGCTAAAAATCTATCCAGGTAGTTCATCGCCAAGGGAAAGACGTCTTCTTCACATTTCTCCTCTTCACACACCTAGAAAGGCACAGAGAGTTTTCACAATTTGATATGTaaaaaagggatagttcaccacaAAATTGACTCACCCTTAAGAAATCCTAagtgtatatgactttcttctaTTAACCAACCACAGTCCAGACAGATATTTAATAACTGTATGGATTAGGTTTTGATTGATAAGGCTTTTTTGGAGCTtcaaaaatggggcactattcAGTGCCATTAATTATATAACTTATAAGAACTTGTAAGAATTTTTTAGTATAGGTGAACTACtcctttaaaggtgccgtgtgtaatttttagaaggatct
The sequence above is a segment of the Misgurnus anguillicaudatus chromosome 1, ASM2758022v2, whole genome shotgun sequence genome. Coding sequences within it:
- the ccnd2b gene encoding G1/S-specific cyclin-D2b; this translates as MDLFCLENQTNRRAQKDPNIFCDERVLQSLLTVEDRFVPQRPFFNCVQTDIQPFMRRVLATWMLEVCEEEKCEEDVFPLAMNYLDRFLAAVPMRKSYLQLLGAVCLFLASKLKACRPLSTRKLCMYTDNSITCQQLLWELVVLSKLKWNMAAITPLDFIEHILHKLPFPEDRLTLIRKHAHTFIALCATDHSFTIYPPSMIATGSVGAAVCGLQTDKNDQSLWGYDLMELLAKITNTEVDYLKSCQEQMEQLLANSLKESQHPEKQDGRANSKATESPNLSCTPTDVRDVNL